A window of Apium graveolens cultivar Ventura chromosome 8, ASM990537v1, whole genome shotgun sequence contains these coding sequences:
- the LOC141680359 gene encoding major allergen Pru av 1-like produces the protein MEEEMKRCKNRSEYTSPIAPSRIFKASILDSHNLIPKLLPQGIKSIQLIKGDGGAGSIKQINFIDGCNFNSVKYHIDELSEDQYTYKYTLMEGDALVENLEKITYEVKFEASPSGGAISKVTSKYYTIGEFMLKEEDIKAGKEKVLLMYKVVEAYLLQNPDAYV, from the exons ATGGAAGAGGAGATGAAGAGGTGCAAAAACAGAAGTG AGTACACTTCCCCTATTGCTCCATCAAGGATCTTCAAGGCCTCCATCCTAGATTCTCACAACTTGATTCCAAAACTCTTGCCACAAGGTATCAAGAGCATTCAACTTATTAAAGGTGATGGAGGAGCCGGAAGTATCAAGCAGATTAATTTCATTGATG GTTGCAATTTTAATAGTGTGAAGTACCACATTGACGAGCTCAGTGAAGACCAGTACACATATAAATATACGTTGATGGAAGGCGATGCCTTGGTGGAGAATCTTGAGAAAATAACTTATGAAGTTAAGTTTGAGGCCTCTCCTAGTGGTGGTGCCATCTCTAAGGTGACAAGCAAGTATTACACTATTGGAGAATTCATGCTTAAGGAAGAGGATATTAAGGCAGGGAAGGAAAAGGTACTGTTGATGTACAAAGTTGTTGAAGCCTACCTCCTCCAAAACCCTGATGCCTATGTCTAA